The Brachyhypopomus gauderio isolate BG-103 chromosome 7, BGAUD_0.2, whole genome shotgun sequence genome has a window encoding:
- the ubash3ba gene encoding ubiquitin-associated and SH3 domain-containing protein B, producing the protein MATKEDLYAKVTPRRQRQTRPGTVKHGSCLDVLLSMGFPKTRALKALVSTGGRNVQAACDWLFSHVDDPFLDEPLPREYVLYLRPSGPLLHQLSHFWQQSRALCGKNKAHNIFPHVTLCQFFMCADAKVEALCEALQAVVGQWRGRLPSPLPLELYTSSNFIGLFIDDSVAEVLKTFATDFAAEAAAKADVLVEPHKKQLHVTLAYHFPSNHLTSLEKLAKGVDISLGCDWLAVLFSRDIRFANHETLRVMYPYAPQNEDELELVPGDFVFMSSVEQGGASEGWVYGTSMSTGLSGLLPENYVSRADECDTWVLHGSHSFLSCTSPTNSSGAVGGPFLDGQHEGRLLDDHGPMDTPSLGVICHPMQMMRPTSQPLLPKRTLFVCRHGERMDVVFGKHWITQCFDAKGRYVRSNLNMPCSVLARNGGFREYDKDCPITVFGASQARLVGEALFDSHTVIDFVYCSPSLRCVQTAQNILRGLQQDGKIKLRVEPGLFEWTKWVSGTSLPAWIPPTELAAANFSVDTTYRPHIPVSKLTVSESYESYMSRSFQVTREILSECKALGNTVLIVAHASSLEACTRQMQGLNPQNSKDFVQVVRKIPYLGFCACEEMGETGVWQLVDPPILPLTHGPNHSFNWRETLLQD; encoded by the exons gttgaAAGCACTGGTTTCAACTGGGGGCCGAAATGTACAGGCAGCATGTGATTG GCTGTTCTCCCACGTGGACGACCCGTTCCTGGACGAGCCGTTGCCGCGAGAGTACGTGCTGTACCTGCGCCCCAGCGGACCTTTGCTCCACCAGCTCTCCCACTTCTGGCAGCAGAGCCGGGCCTTGTGCGGCAAGAACAAGGCCCACAACATCTTCCCCCACGTCACGCTCTGCCAGTTCTTCATG tgtgcGGATGCGAAGGTGGAGGCCCTGTGTGAGGCGCTGCAGGCCGTGGTGGGGCAGTGGCGAGGGcgcctcccctctcccctccccctggaGCTCTACACCTCCTCCAACTTCATCGGCCTCTTCATCGACGACAGTGTGGCCGAGGTGCTCAAGACCTTCGCCACTGATTTCGCTGCTGAGGCAGCTGCCAAAgcag ATGTTCTTGTGGAGCCTCACAAGAAGCAGCTGCATGTGACTCTGGCCTATCACTTCCCATCCAATCACCTAACCTCCTTAGAAAAGCTGGCCAAGGGTGTGGACATTTCTCTGGGCTGCGATTGGCTCGCTGTCCTTTTCTCGCGGGACATTCGATTCGCCAATCACGAG aCGTTGCGCGTCATGTACCCGTACGCGCCGCAGAACGAGGACGAGCTGGAGCTGGTGCCGGGCGACTTCGTCTTCATGTCGTCGGTGGAGCAGGGCGGGGCCAGCGAGGGTTGGGTGTACGGCACCTCCATGAGCACCGGGCTGTCGGGCCTGCTGCCCGAGAACTACGTCAGCCGGGCGGACGAGTGCGACACCTGGGTCCTGCACGG GTCCCATTCCTTCCTCAGCTGTACCTCCCCGACGAATAGCAGTGGAGCAGTGGGTGGGCCCTTTCTTGATGGACAGCACGAAGGCCGTCTCCTTGACGACCATGGCCCAATGGACACGCCCAGTCTTGGTGTCATATGCCACCCGATGCAG ATGATGCGTCCCACCAGTCAGCCTCTGCTGCCCAAGAGGACACTGTTTGTGTGTCGCCATGGTGAGAGGATGGACGTGGTGTTTGGGAAACACTGGATCACCCAGTGCTTTGATGCCAAAG gccgTTATGTGCGATCGAACCTCAACATGCCATGCAGCGTTCTGGCCAGGAATGGTGGGTTCAGAGAGTATGACAAGGACTGCCCCATCACTGTGTTCGGGGCCTCACAGGCACGTCTAGTGG GTGAGGCTCTCTTTGACAGTCATACGGTGATAGATTTTGTGTACTGCTCTCCCTCCTTGCGGTGTGTGCAGACAGCTCAAAATATCCTTCGAG ggCTTCAACAGGATGGCAAGATAAAGCTTCGAGTTGAGCCTGGCCTCTTTGAGTGGACCAAGTGGGTTTCAGGCACTTCCTTACCTGCGTGGATCCCACCCACTGAGCTGGCAGCTGCTAACTTTAGTGTGGACACAACCTACAG ACCTCACATTCCTGTCAGCAAGCTGACCGTGTCGGAGTCCTACGAGAGCTACATGAGTCGAAGCTTCCAAGTGACGCGGGAGATCCTGTCCGAGTGCAAGGCGCTGG gAAACACAgtgttgatagtggcacacgCTTCTTCTCTGGAGGCCTGTACTCGTCAGATGCAAGGACTGAACCCACAGAACTCAAAGGACTTTGTTCAAGTGGTGCGAAAG ATCCCATATTTGGGCTTCTGTGCCTGTGAAGAGATGGGTGAGACAGGGGTGTGGCAGCTCGTGGACCCGCCCATCCTTCCTCTCACGCACGGACCCAATCACAGCTTCAACTGGAGGGAGACCCTGCTGCAGGACTGA